One genomic segment of Rivularia sp. PCC 7116 includes these proteins:
- a CDS encoding filamentous hemagglutinin N-terminal domain-containing protein yields the protein MKGIAFVSGLISALLTFGTLPAPAQVLSDNTTNTTVNLNGNNFNILNGIQKGNNLFHSFKEFSIPSGGEAIFKNSNNIVNIINRVTGGNISNIDGLIKANGNANLFLINPAGIVFGENASLDISGSFLGSTAESILFEDGFEFSAVNAQSAPLLTLSVPLGLQMGSNSGSITVQGNGHAITGGAFFPLNLNDTATGLKVSQGETLGLIGNAINLIGGIIRVPGGNIQLSSIEEGRLKLDNSSPSWQFDTSQVQKFANINLLEKSLVDTSGIITGDIQLQARNITLKDASAVIIQNNGTQPSGNITLNATDTILIADEFRNAPDRVTPFGTITGIAFSRLTTETLGTGKAGDIFISSGNLFLKDVGLVLTRTYSTGDTGSIDVNIGELIEIDGFSSFIQDVASSIAVANFGNGDAKEINISAQNFNVLNGALLTSSNFSSAQGGDIQINVSESLTMSGFSQTDTSLISSLALRTGNSGNVTINTSKLEIFDFANIGTSTWAEGSAGKLTINASESINISGVGSAIDSSAPVLNEIFRQTLGLPDLPSGDSGSIVVNTPGLTVTDSGVVSVDNQGLGNSGNIEINTDQIFLDNKGNINAFSASGKGGSVRLNIQDSLLLRNTSSINTEAKSTGNGGNITINSPVIAGFENSDIIANAVEGNGGNINITTQGIFGLEFRNELTEGSDITASSQLGVNGTVEINNISIDPSSGLTELPVKLADSSQQIAAGCSSNTGSTFVATGKGGVPHNPNQSLYLNRIWSDIRNLSQYRQRNSNSEVTTISNKLTIVEATGFMRNNKGEIELVALRNTPLRTKQLSECSGANHNL from the coding sequence ATGAAAGGGATTGCGTTTGTATCTGGATTGATAAGTGCTTTACTAACCTTTGGAACTTTACCAGCACCCGCTCAGGTACTATCTGATAACACTACTAATACAACTGTTAACTTAAACGGTAATAATTTTAATATTCTCAACGGTATTCAAAAAGGGAATAATTTATTTCATAGCTTCAAGGAATTTTCTATTCCTAGTGGTGGTGAGGCAATTTTTAAGAATTCTAATAATATTGTAAATATAATTAATCGGGTTACTGGTGGAAATATTTCCAATATTGATGGCTTAATAAAAGCTAATGGTAATGCAAATTTGTTTTTAATTAATCCTGCCGGGATAGTATTCGGTGAAAATGCTTCTTTAGATATTAGTGGTTCATTTTTGGGAAGTACCGCAGAAAGTATTTTGTTTGAGGATGGGTTTGAATTTAGTGCGGTGAATGCTCAAAGTGCACCATTATTAACCCTTAGCGTACCATTGGGATTGCAGATGGGGAGTAATTCCGGCAGTATTACTGTACAAGGAAATGGTCATGCCATCACCGGAGGAGCATTTTTTCCTTTGAATTTAAATGACACAGCTACAGGGTTAAAAGTTAGCCAGGGAGAAACTTTAGGATTAATTGGCAACGCAATTAACTTAATTGGAGGAATTATCAGAGTACCGGGGGGAAATATTCAGTTAAGTAGTATTGAAGAAGGGAGATTAAAGCTTGATAATAGTTCCCCATCTTGGCAATTCGATACCTCACAGGTGCAAAAATTTGCAAACATTAACTTATTAGAAAAATCTCTTGTAGATACCAGTGGAATTATTACAGGTGATATTCAATTACAAGCAAGAAATATTACCCTTAAAGACGCTTCCGCAGTTATTATTCAAAATAATGGTACTCAACCTTCTGGAAATATTACTCTTAATGCTACCGATACAATACTAATTGCCGATGAATTTAGGAATGCACCAGATCGAGTCACGCCTTTCGGCACTATAACAGGTATTGCTTTTTCTCGATTAACTACAGAAACCTTGGGTACAGGCAAAGCAGGGGATATCTTTATTTCTAGTGGTAATTTATTTCTCAAAGATGTAGGTTTAGTTCTTACCCGCACCTATAGTACAGGGGATACTGGTAGTATTGATGTTAATATCGGCGAACTAATTGAAATTGATGGCTTTTCCTCTTTCATTCAAGATGTAGCTAGTAGTATCGCTGTAGCGAATTTTGGCAATGGTGATGCTAAAGAAATTAATATTTCCGCTCAAAATTTCAATGTTTTAAATGGAGCTTTGCTTACTTCAAGTAACTTTAGTAGCGCTCAAGGAGGAGATATTCAGATTAATGTTTCCGAGAGTTTAACCATGAGTGGTTTTAGTCAAACAGACACTAGTTTGATAAGTAGTTTAGCTTTACGCACAGGAAATAGTGGTAATGTCACAATCAATACTTCTAAACTGGAAATATTTGATTTTGCTAATATTGGTACTTCTACTTGGGCAGAAGGCTCTGCTGGTAAATTAACTATCAATGCCTCCGAATCTATAAATATCAGTGGTGTAGGGAGTGCTATAGATTCTAGCGCACCAGTTTTGAATGAAATTTTTCGCCAAACTCTTGGACTTCCTGATTTACCTAGCGGTGACTCAGGAAGTATAGTTGTTAATACCCCTGGCTTAACTGTTACAGATAGTGGAGTAGTATCAGTTGACAATCAAGGTTTGGGTAATAGTGGAAATATAGAGATTAATACCGACCAGATTTTTCTCGATAACAAAGGAAATATCAATGCTTTTAGTGCTTCTGGAAAAGGTGGTAGCGTTAGGTTAAATATTCAAGATTCTTTGCTATTACGCAATACTAGCTCGATTAATACAGAAGCTAAAAGTACAGGCAATGGTGGTAATATCACCATTAATTCTCCCGTAATTGCCGGTTTTGAAAATAGCGATATTATTGCCAATGCTGTTGAAGGAAACGGGGGTAATATCAACATTACAACTCAAGGAATATTCGGTTTAGAATTTCGTAACGAGCTAACTGAAGGAAGCGATATCACTGCAAGTTCCCAACTCGGTGTTAACGGTACGGTAGAGATTAATAATATTAGTATCGATCCTAGTTCTGGCTTAACAGAATTACCCGTAAAATTAGCAGATTCATCGCAGCAAATAGCAGCAGGATGTTCTAGTAATACCGGCAGTACTTTTGTTGCTACAGGAAAAGGTGGAGTACCGCATAATCCAAACCAATCCTTATATTTAAATCGTATTTGGTCGGATATTCGCAATTTATCACAATATCGTCAGCGAAATAGTAATTCTGAAGTTACAACTATTTCAAATAAACTAACAATTGTAGAAGCTACTGGTTTTATGCGTAACAATAAGGGAGAAATTGAACTTGTTGCTTTGCGAAATACTCCTTTAAGAACAAAACAATTATCTGAATGCAGCGGAGCAAATCACAACCTTTAG
- a CDS encoding pentapeptide repeat-containing protein: protein MKAKELLQSYADGLRNFSEAELASLSLVDAKLSHVNLESAILADANLFRIDLFNAKLCKVRFARANLSEADLGEADLREANLKGANLTGANLTGATLMNANLSGSNLSGACLSGAKLSGANLTEVNFTDANLKSASLVKAQLIRTDLTNADFTRANLHQAVISSVKLRNTILHDAVMPNGKYFSHPNLYILDNINNPGDSNIMKLNTSELIQLETYIQDAVAMLYWNIPRSENTTQEAIRNTIIKHINKYIRLKVALFSSLEQLPATGD, encoded by the coding sequence ATGAAAGCTAAAGAATTGTTGCAAAGCTACGCGGATGGTTTAAGAAACTTTAGCGAAGCTGAGTTGGCTTCTTTATCTTTAGTAGATGCAAAGCTTTCTCATGTGAACTTAGAGTCTGCGATTTTGGCAGATGCTAATTTATTCAGAATCGATTTATTTAACGCCAAGCTTTGTAAGGTTAGATTTGCAAGAGCAAATTTAAGTGAAGCTGACTTAGGGGAAGCCGATTTAAGAGAAGCAAATCTCAAAGGTGCTAATTTGACGGGTGCTAATTTAACGGGTGCGACGCTTATGAATGCAAATTTGAGCGGAAGCAACTTGAGTGGTGCTTGTTTAAGCGGTGCGAAGCTATCTGGTGCTAATTTAACAGAGGTAAATTTCACTGATGCAAATTTGAAAAGTGCTTCTTTAGTAAAGGCTCAACTGATACGAACAGATTTAACTAATGCTGATTTTACTCGTGCTAATCTGCATCAAGCGGTTATTTCCTCAGTCAAACTGCGAAACACTATTTTGCATGATGCGGTAATGCCTAACGGTAAGTATTTTTCCCATCCTAATTTATATATCTTGGATAATATTAATAATCCTGGAGATTCAAATATTATGAAATTGAATACTAGTGAATTAATACAACTAGAAACTTATATTCAAGATGCTGTTGCAATGCTTTATTGGAATATTCCTAGAAGCGAGAATACCACTCAGGAAGCGATTAGAAATACGATTATCAAGCATATTAATAAATATATTCGTCTCAAAGTTGCTTTATTTAGTTCTCTAGAACAATTGCCTGCTACTGGTGATTAA